A stretch of Pelagicoccus enzymogenes DNA encodes these proteins:
- a CDS encoding 3-oxoacyl-ACP synthase III, producing MKVRSAVIDSLSYVSPPTAWSSELIEEKLAPLYQRLRLPEGRLELMTGIKERRFWDQDVRPSEIAAEAGRKAIAASGLAPEQMEVCIHSSVCRDMLEPATASFAHRLMGLSPTVQVFDVSNACLGFLNSISLLSSMIDSGQIKAGVVVSGENGKPLLERTIQILLERELTRKSIKPFFANLTIGAGAVAAVVCHESLSPNGHRILGGSVMADTSANDLCKGDSSAAGGGLEMQTDSEEMLQAGVGLAKRTWEAFKGELGWDESTADRIVCHQVGAAHQRLLFDTLGLDHAKDFSSYRTFGNTGSAALPITLAKAAEDGAVKAGDKVALLGIGSGLNCLMMGVEW from the coding sequence ATGAAGGTTCGCTCCGCAGTTATAGATTCGCTTTCCTACGTTTCGCCGCCGACCGCTTGGTCGAGCGAGTTGATCGAGGAAAAGCTGGCGCCGCTTTACCAGCGTTTGAGGCTTCCGGAGGGACGATTGGAGCTGATGACTGGGATCAAGGAACGACGCTTCTGGGACCAAGACGTGCGTCCGTCCGAGATCGCAGCGGAAGCCGGGCGCAAGGCAATTGCCGCCTCCGGCTTGGCGCCCGAGCAGATGGAAGTTTGTATCCACTCTTCGGTGTGTCGCGACATGTTGGAGCCGGCCACGGCATCCTTCGCTCATCGCTTAATGGGCTTGAGTCCGACGGTGCAAGTGTTCGATGTGTCCAATGCGTGCTTGGGATTCCTCAATTCCATCAGCTTGCTCAGCTCCATGATCGACTCGGGGCAGATCAAGGCGGGAGTGGTGGTTTCCGGCGAAAATGGTAAGCCGCTGCTGGAGCGTACCATCCAGATTTTGCTGGAGCGCGAACTGACTCGTAAATCGATTAAGCCGTTTTTCGCCAACTTGACGATAGGAGCCGGAGCGGTGGCGGCGGTGGTTTGCCACGAATCGCTTTCGCCCAACGGACACCGTATCTTGGGTGGTAGTGTGATGGCGGATACGTCGGCCAACGACTTGTGCAAGGGCGACTCCAGCGCTGCGGGTGGCGGTTTGGAAATGCAGACCGATTCCGAGGAGATGCTGCAAGCGGGTGTGGGCTTGGCCAAACGCACTTGGGAAGCCTTCAAGGGCGAGCTCGGCTGGGACGAGTCGACGGCGGACCGCATCGTTTGCCACCAGGTAGGAGCGGCACACCAGCGCTTGCTTTTCGATACGCTCGGCTTGGACCACGCCAAGGATTTTTCCAGCTACCGGACCTTCGGCAACACTGGCTCCGCCGCTTTGCCGATCACCTTGGCCAAGGCTGCGGAAGACGGGGCGGTAAAAGCTGGAGACAAGGTCGCATTGCTGGGCATTGGCAGCGGCTTGAATTGTTTGATGATGGGGGTGGAGTGGTGA